From Rhododendron vialii isolate Sample 1 chromosome 10a, ASM3025357v1, the proteins below share one genomic window:
- the LOC131303834 gene encoding small RNA degrading nuclease 1-like, whose protein sequence is MDEKIDVVGKPVLVELVKVAQKRGMMGSKGNWKQFLAVYDKQFGALLSDPAKRSVDALASFLKTFSQEDDLTFFKKILRCHSTVEELKEESNGIESPEQRLVRLTLEHPQYPLDYSFPSHEEGWLVTKLSKKKKTIRSTALIAIDCEMALCEDGTEALVRVCVVDRNLQIKLNEHVNPNKAVADYRTEITGLTAKDLDGVTCSLVNVQKSMKKLLSHGTILIGHSLNNDMQALKLDHARVIDTSLIFKYADETSWRKPSLNNLCKAVLGYEVRKQGDPHNCVDDACAAMKLVLANLESGFDNVIPLVHEDVPVIERSKLLLHRIPVNVASEELRKIVPGDFTIEIKPNKKAGGDKYSAFAIYKNQREANQAFESINGNKEKDSSGLPQKCTSFQLDSGMTGSIYVRKMANDDPLGLASSRKRPLQVEETTAESKKLHSDRGVRGQTVSGSNVCDDHVKEIERLKQELKQRDEEISNLNKLVVALTRKQGL, encoded by the exons aTGGATGAAAAGATTGACGTTGTGGGGAAACCG GTTCTCGTGGAACTCGTGAAGGTGGCTCAGAAAAGAGGGATGATGGGAAGTAAAGGGAACTGGAAGCAGTTTCTGGCTGTTTATGACAAACAATTTGGGGCTTTATTGAGTGATCCAGCAAAGAGGTCTGTTGATGCATTGGCTTCTTTTCTAAAGACATTTAGCCAAGAGGATGATTTGACG tttttcaagaaaatattACGATGCCATTCTACAGTGGAGGAATTGAAAGAGGAATCCAATGGCATTGAATCCCCTGAGCAG AGGCTGGTTCGGTTAACTCTTGAGCACCCGCAGTACCCATTAGATTATTCGTTTCCATCACATGAGGAG GGATGGTTGGTAACGAAGCTcagtaaaaagaagaagacaattaGATCGACTGCCTTGATTGCCATTGATTGTGAGATGGCTCTCTGTGAAGATGGGACTGAAGCTTTGGTGAGGGTTTGTGTTGTCGACCGCAACTTACAG ATTAAACTTAATGAACATGTAAATCCGAATAAAGCAGTTGCAGACTACAGGACTGAGATTACTGGGCTCACTGCCAAAGATTTGGATGGAGTTACTTGTTCATTGGTCAATGTGCAG AAATCCATGAAGAAGCTGTTATCGCATGGAACGATTTTAATTGGGCACAGCTTGAATAATGATATGCAAG CACTGAAGTTAGACCATGCAAGAGTGATCGACACCTCTTTAATCTTCAAATATGCGGATGAGACTAGTTGGAGAAAGCCCTCTTTGAATAACCTTTGTAAG GCTGTGTTGGGATATGAAGTTAGGAAGCAGGGTGATCCCCACAATTGTGTAGATGATGCATGCGCCGCGATGAAACTTGTTCTGGCCAACTTAGAGTCTGGATTTGATaatgttatacctttggttcaTGAGGAT GTGCCTGTGATTGAAAGGTCAAAACTACTACTGCACAGGATACCAGTCAATGTGGCCAGTGAAGAATTACGTAAAATTGTTCCTGGGGACTTCACTATTGAGATTAAG CCTAACAAAAAGGCTGGAGGAGATAAGTATTCTGCCTTTGCCATTTATAAGAATCAACGAGAGGCAaatcaagcatttgaaagtatCAATGGGAACAAAGAAAAG GACTCTTCCGGACTACCGCAGAAATGTACTTCATTCCAACTTGATTCAGGAATGACTGGTAGTATATATGTTCGCAAAATGGCAAATGATGATCCTCTTGGTCTAGCTTCATCGAGGAAAAGACCTCTCCAAGTTGAGGAGACCACAGCTGAGTCCAAAAAGTTGCACTCAGATAGGGGTGTTAGAGGGCAGACTGTGTCAGGTTCAAATGTTTGTGATGATCATGTAAAGGAGATAGAAAGATTAAAGCAAGAACTGAAGCAGAGGGACGAAGAAATCTCCAACCTGAACAAGCTCGTAGTTGCTCTTACAAGGAAACAAGGACTCTAA